The Archangium primigenium genomic interval CTCGCGTACATGCTGGCCAACCTCGGCTTCGCGCGCGAGGAGCTGCAGCGGGTGGGCGAGAGCCTGCGCGCCCAGGACAACCCGCTCACGCGGGACGTGGCCGAGGTGGTGGAGGCGCTGGTGGAGGCGGCCGATGGCGCCGGGCGGCTCAAGACGATCGTCCAGGACCTGCGCACCCTGTCGCGCGCCCCGCTCGAGCACCACCAGACCATCGACGTGACGCCCGTGCTGGAGCACGCGCTGGGCATCCTGCGCGGCGACCTGCGCCCGGGCGTGCGCCTGGAGCGCGACTTCCGCGAGGTGCCCGCCGTGGTGGGCGACGAGGCGCGCCTGGGCCAGGTGTTCGTCAACCTGCTGCTCAACGCCTCGCAGGCCATGAGCGGCGGGGCCGAGCACGTGCTCCGGGTGGCCACGTACACGGCCCCCACCGGCGAGGCGGTGGTGGAGGTGCAGGACACCGGCCGGGGCATGCCCCAGGAGGTGCTCGCCCGGCTGTTCGAGCCGTTCTGCACCATCAGCCCCTCCAGCAAGGGCCTGGGCCTGTCGGTGAGCTACGCCATCGTGACGGGGCTGGGCGGCACCCTGAGCGCCACGAGCCGCGAGGGCCAGGGCACCACCCTGACCGTGGTGCTGCCGGCCGCGCCCGCCGCCGCCCACGAGGCGCGCCCGCTCGGCTCGGACGCCATATAAGGAAGGGCACCCATGATGGTGCACATCCCCCAGGTCCTCTCCGCCGAACAGGTGTCCCACTGCCGCGAGGTCTTCGCCCGCGCCACCTGGGAGGATGGCCGCGGCACCGCCGGCCACCAGTCCGCCCGGGTGAAGAAGAACCTGCAATTGCCCGAGGGCGGCCCCGAGGCCCGGGCCCTGGGCGACCTGGTGCTCGGCGGCCTGGAGAAGAGCCCGCTGTTCATCTCCGCCGTGCTGCCCCGGCGCGTCTTCCCGCCCCTGTTCAACCGGTACGAGCCGCACATGGCGTTCGGCTCGCACGTGGACAACGCCATCCGCCCCCTGCCCGGCGGCGCCGAGCGCCTGCGCACGGACGTGTCCGCCACGCTCTTCCTGTCCGAGCCGGACAGCTATGACGGGGGGGAGCTCGTGGTGGAGGACACCTACGGCAGCCACGCGGTGAAGCTGCCCGCGGGCGACCTCATCGTCTACCCGGCCAGCAGCCTGCACCACGTGACGCCCATCACCCGCGGCGCCCGCCTGGCCTCGTTCTTCTGGGTGCAGAGCATGGTGCGCGACGTGTCCCAGCGCGCCCTGCTCTTCGACCTGGACATGGCCATCATGCGGCTCAACCAGGAGGTGCCCCAGAGCCCCTCGCTGGTCATGCTCACCGGCGTGTACCACAACCTCCTGCGCCAGTGGTCCGACCCCTGAGTCCCTCGGGTGGCGTCGGCCCGCACGTGCGAGCCCCTCACACCCGGAGCACGGGCCGAGGCGGGCTTACCGCCCCCATGAACGATTCAACGCCCCCCCCCGTTTGACCGGGCGCGGCGCGTGGGATATTCGTTGGGACCGAAAATGAGAATGATTCTCAATTTCCCCCTCTCCATGGATGAGACGCCCTCCGAGAGTCCGGTGCACACCGGGCCGCGTGAACGCCTGTTCCTGATGGGGGAGTCCCCTCGGGGACGGATGCCGGGACTGCGGTGGGCTTGGGCCGTGGGCGTGGCGGTGCTCGTGCACGTGGGGCTGCTGGGCGCGGGCCTGGCGCTGGCCTCCCCGGCGGTGCGCGAGCCCGAGCCCCCGAAGGAGCCGGAGCTGGTGTTCTTCCAGTTCGCGCCGCCGCCGCCCCCGGCCGCGAGCGCGAGCGTCACCCGGACGGCGCGCCCGGTGCAGCGCCAGGCCCGGAGCGTGCCCCGGCCGGTGATCCGCCCGAGCGTGCCCGCGCTCGTGGTGGAGAAGCGTCCGGAGCCGCCGCCCGTGGAGCCCGAGCCCGAGGCGCCCGTGGAAGAGGACGTGCCCGAGCCGAGCGCGGACGCGGTGGCGGACGCGGCGGCGGTGGCCAGCGCCCTGGACGGCGTGCTCGGCGGCGTGCTCGGAGGCCGCGAGGGCGGGCTGGTGGGCGCCACCGGCGGCAATGCGGTGGACCTCAAGCAGGTGGCCCGGGCGCCGCGCGTGCTCGAGCAGGTGCGGCCCCACTACCCCCGGCGCGCCCGGAGCGAGGGCATCGAAGGCCGCGTGCTGGTGCGCCTCATCATCGGCGTGGACGGGCGCGTGGAGCCCGACAGCCCGCGCGTGGTCGAGTCGGTGGTCGCGCTCGACGCGGCCGCCCTGGAAGCCGTGCGGCAGTGGCGCTTCACCCCGGCGCTCGGCCATCAGGGCCGGCCCGTGCGCGTCATCGTCGAGATTCCCGTTCAGTTCACCTTGAAGTGAAGGTCAGACGTCACGCCATGCGCCTCACCCTGCACAACGTCCTCTTCTGGCCCCACCTGGTGGCCGGAGTGATCGCCGGACTCGTCATCGCCATCATGTCCTTCACGGGCGTGGCCCTCGCCTTCGAGCACCAGGTGCTGGACTGGGCGGACCGCGACGCGCGCACCGTCCAGCGCCCCACCCCGGACGCGCCCCGCCTGCCCGTGGACGAGCTGCTCGCGCGCGTGCGTGCCGCCAGGCCCCAGACGCCCCCCACCGGCGTGACGGTGTACCCGGAGCCGGACGCCGCGGTGCTCGTGAGCACCGGCCGCAACGCCGGCGTGTACGTGAACCCCTACACGGGTGAGGTGCGCGAGTGGGGCGCCCAGGGCTGGCGCTCGTTCTTCCAGCTCATGGTGGAGTGGCACCGGTGGCTCGCCGCCCAGGGCGACAACCGCCCCGTGGGCAAGGCCCTCACCGGCGCGAGCAACGCCGTGTTCCTGTTCCTCGGCGTGTCGGGCCTGTACCTGTGGTGGCCGCGCAAGTGGACGTGGCGCGCCGTGCGGCCCTCGCTCTGGTTCCGCCGGGGCCTGCAGGGCAAGGCGCGCGACTGGAACTGGCACAACGTCATCGGCTTCTGGCTCTTGCCCGTGCTCATCGTCCTGACGGCCTCGGGCATGGTCATCTCCTACCGCTGGGCCTCCAACCTCGTCTTCACCGCCCTGGGCGAGACGCCCCCCACCGCGGGCGGCCCCGGCGCGCCCCTCACCGCCTCCGTCCCCCCGCCCGCTCCGGGCACCTCGCCCCTGCCGCTCGAGGCGCTGCTCGCCTCCGCCCAGCAGCGCACCCCCGCCTGGGAGAGCGTCACCCTGCGCCTGGGCGGCGGCGCCCCCGCGCGCGGCCCGGGCGAGGGTCGGCCCCCCGGTGCCCGCGAGGGTGGCCGTCCCGAGGGCGGTGGCCGTCCCGAGGGCGGTGGCCGTCCCGAGGGCGGTGGCCGTCCCGAGGGCGCCCGTCCCGAGGGCGGTGGCCGTCCCGAGCGTCCCCCCGCGGGCGAGGCGCGCAAGGAGGGCCCCGCCGCCGTCACGCTCGCCCTGCGCGAGAGGGACGGCTGGCCCCTGTTCGCCTCCACCCAGGTGGTGATGGATCCCTTCACCGCCCAGGAACTGCGCCGCGAGGCCTTCGCGGACATGTCCACCGCCAGCCGCGTGCGCCGCTGGCTGCGCTTCCTCCACACCGGCGAGGCGCTCGGCGTGCCCGGCCAGACCGTGGCGGCCCTCGGCAGCCTCGGCGGACTGTTCCTCGTGTGGACGGGCTTCGCCCTGTCCTGGCGCCGCTTCCTCGCGTGGCGGAGGGCCCGCGCCAGCGTGGCTCCCGTCGACCGCACCGAACCCAGCGTCTGAGCCTCTCCGGGCGGCGAGTCCCCCCTCTCGCCGCCCTTTTCACGCCGCGTCACTGCAACTGATTCTCACAATCACTTTCCGGTCCGGGAACAGGGAGGTCCTGTCGCCCCGGCCGCCGCACCCAAGGACCGACATGTCATCCAAGCATTCCACCCCCCCGGGCATCCGTTCGTCGAAGGGCACGCAGGGAGGCGTCCGTGGCGCGCTGTGGCCCGTGGGCCCGGTGGCCGTGGGTCTGGCCTCGGCGCTGGCCACCGGTGGCGCGCTCGCCCAGGAGACGCCCGCCACGCCCGGGACGACGCCGCCCGCGAGGACCGAGCCCGCCGTGCCCGCCACGCCCGAGGCCCCGGGCGCGGAGAACACCTACGTGCTGCCCACCGTGCAGGTGCAGGAGGCGGCCGAGCAGAAGGAGTACAACACGCCGGAGAGCGCCCTGCCCCGGCTCACCCGGCCGCTGGTCAACACGCCGCAGTCGGTGAGCGTGGTGCCCGAGCAGGTCATCGAGGAGCAGTTCTCCACCACGGTGCGCGATGCGCTGCGCAACGTGTCCGGCATCACCGTGAGCGCGGGCGAGGGCGGCCGTCAGGGCGACACCTTCAACCTGCGCGGCTTCTCGGCGCAGACGGACACGTTCCGCGACGGCGTGCGGGACCTGGGCTGGTTCACCCGCGACACCTTCAACCTGGGCGGCGTGGAGGTCTTCTTCGGCCCGTCCTCGGTGCTCTTCGGCCGCGGCTCCACGGGCGGCGCCATCAACCTGGTCACCAAGAAGCCGGTCCGGCGCGACCTGCGCAGCGTGAGCCTCACCGGTGGCACGGCGCCCTCGGGCCGCCTGGAGGCGGACATCAACCAGGTGCTCAGCGAGCGCGTGCAGCTGCGCGTGAACGTGCTCGGCCAGCGCGCCAACATCGCCGGCCGTGACGAGGTGCAGGAGAACCGCGTGGGCTTCGCGCCCTCGCTCGCCGTGGCGCTGGGGCGGAACACCTCGCTGGAAGTGGACTACTTCTACCAGCACGAGAGCAGCATCCCCGACTACGGCCAGCCCTACTACCAGGGCTACCCGGTGGGCATCAGCTACGACGTGCCGCGCCAGAACTGGTACGGCGTGGCGGCCGAGGACCGTGAGCGGGTGAACGCCCACGTGGGCACCGCGCGCTTCCAGCACCGCTTCGGCGAGGGAAGCGCCGCGAGCCCCCGGCTCACCAACACCCTGCGCTTTGGCGGCGTGGATCGCTTCGCCCGCCCCACGGCCCCGCGCGGCCTGGCGCCCGCGGTGGACCCGAAGACGATCGGCCGGCAGCGCTTCCAGACGAACACCGACAACCTCTACCTCATCAACCAGACGGACCTGCGCGGCGAGCTCACCACGGGCATCGCCAAACACGTGGCCAACATCGGCCTGGAGCTGTCGCGCGAGTCGCGGGATCAGGACCGCGTGAACCTGGTGGGCTCGGGCACCGCGAACATCCCCGCGGACCTGTTCAACCCGGACCCCGCGCCGGACCTGTCCGGCGTGAGCCGCGTGTCCGCGGGCTCCAACACCAGCCGCCAGTGGGACGTGGGCGTGTACGCCGCGGACCAGGTGCAGCTCACGAAGTACGTGGAGGTGCTCGCCTCCGCGCGCGTGGACGTCTTCCGCACCCGCTACTCGGCGCTGAGCGCCACCAACGAGCGCACGGACCTGGAGAACAAGGACACGCTGTTCAACTGGCGGCTCGGGCTCGTGCTCCACCCGCTGGAGAGGACGAGCGTGTACGCCATGTACGGCACGTCCGCCAACCCCTCGGCCGAGGCGGGCACGCTCGCCAACAACACCGCCACGCTCGCCCCGGAGAAGAACCGCATCTACGAGGTGGGCGCCAAGGCGGACCTGCTCGAGGAGCGGCTGAGCGTGAGCGGCTCGGTGTTCCGCATCGAGAAGACCAACGCGCGCGTCACCAACACCGACCCCACCCTGCCCCCCGTCACCCTGGACGGCGCGCAGCGCGTGCAGGGCTTCAACGTGGGCGCCACCGGCACCCTCAACCGCTACTGGCGCGTGCTGGCCAACTACACCCACCTGAACTCGGAGATCCTCAAGAACTCCAACCCCCTGCTCGTGGGCCAGGAGCTGCCGAGCACCCCCAAGCGCAGCTTCTCGCTGTGGACCACGGTGCAACCCTTCGAGCAGCTGAGCCTGGGCGGCGGCGCCGTCTACCAGGACGTGACGGTGGTGAACAACCCGGCCACGGAGACCGCGGTGCTCACAAAGGTGCCCAACTACTGGCGCTTCGATGTCTTCGCGAGCTACTCGCCCCTCACCTGGCTGGACCTGCAGCTCAACGTGAACAACCTCACGAACAAGCTCTTCTACGACCAGTACTACGCGGGCCAGGCCGTGCCGACCGCCGCGCGCACGGGCTACCTCACCGCTCGGGTGCGCTTCTAGTCGCCCGCCCTCCGGGGGAGGCAGCGGACAGGGGATGCAGCGAAGGGCCGGGGGGCTCTGGTAACCTCCCCCTCCACGGCCTCGCGCCGCCCTCCCATGCGCTGTCCGGTCTGCTACCGCCGTCTCTCCGTCGGCGTTGCCTGTGCCCTCCATGGAGCGCCCCCCTTGGGGCCCGCCGTGGAGGCCGAGCCGTGGGTGCCCCCCGAGGTGCCCGGCCTGCGGCTCGGGGCGCCCCTGGGCACGGGCGGCTTCTCCCGCGTCTATGGGGCCGTGCGCGAGGCGGATGGCCGCGAGGTGGCCCTCAAGGTGTCTCGGGAGGCGTCGCGCGGGGACTTCTCCGAGCGCTTCGCCCGCGAGGCCGCCGCCCTGCGCCGCGTGGGCGCCCCCACCGTGCCCGCCCTGCTCGGCGAGGGCCAGGTGGCGGGCCACCCCTTCCTCGTGCTCGAGCGGCTGCGCGGCCAGACGCTCGCGGAGGCGCTGGCGGCCTGGCCCGGCACCGGCGCCCTGCCCCTGGAGCGGGTGCGCGCCCTGCTCGCGGACGTGGGCGCCGCCGTGGCGCGCGTGCACCAGGCGGGCGTCGTCCACCGGGACCTCAAGCCGGAGAACCTCTTCCTGCGCGCGGACGGGCCCCTGGGCGTGCTCGACCTCGGCCTCGCGCGCTTCCGGGAAGACGGCGCCGCGCCGGATGCCGCGCCCGTGCACCTCACCCGCACCGGCCAGCGGCTCGGCACCCCCTTCTACATGGCCCCCGAGCAGTGCCAGGAGTCGCCCGACGTGGACCCGCGCGCGGACCTCTACGCGCTGGGCGTGCTCCTGTTCGAGTGGCTCACCGGCGCGCCCCCCTTCACCGGCGGCCCGGACGAGGTGCTCCACGGCCACGTGAACCTGCGGCCCCCCCGCGTCTCCGAGCGCGCGCCGGTGCCCCGGGCCCTCGATGACGTGCTCGCGCGCGCCCTCGCCAAGGAGCGCGCCGCGCGTTTCGGCTCGGTGGCCGAGCTGCTCGCCGCCTTCGACGCCGCGTGCCAGGCGACGCCGCGCGCACCGGAGGCCGTCCCCGAGCCGACGCCCGCGCGCGCCCGGGGTGTCCGGAGCGTGGCGCTGCTCGGCGTGGCGGGCGAGGTGGACCTGCTCGCGCTCGCCGAGGCCGTGGCCCCCGAGGGTGGGCTGCTCGCGCGGCTCCACCCCGAGCGCGCCCTGGTGGCCTTTCCCGAGCACCCCTCGGCCGAGGCGGGCCTGCGTGCCGCCCTGCGCGCCGCGCGAGCCCTGGACGCCCCCGACACCCGGCGCGTGCTCCACGTGGCGCCCCTGTGGGTACGGCCCGGCGCCGCCGTGCTCCGGCTGGCGGGCGAGGCCCTGGAGCACCCGGAGCACTGGTGGCCCGTCGACGACCCGGCCGACTCGGAGACGGCCCCCCGCCCCACCCCCGAGGCCGCCGCGCACCTGACGGACGGAGCGGACGAGGCCACCGCTCCCGTGTCCACCGAGCCCCCGCCGCTGTTCGGCCGCGAGGCCCTGCTCGACACCCTGGCCGCGCATGCGGCGCGCGCCTTCACCGAGGCCTCGCCGGGCCTCACGCGGCTGCTCGGCGAGCCGGGCCAGGGCAAGAGCCGCGTCCTGGACGCGCTCGCGCTCCGCCTGGAGCCCGGGGCCCGCGTCGTCCGGCTCACCGCCCCGCCCCCCGACACGGGCGCGCCCGAGGCCCTGCTGCAGGCCCTGTGGGCCCTCGCCACGCCGGGCCAGCGCCCGCCCGCGACGCCCCCGGGGGCCCGGCGCCACGCGCTCTCCCGCGCCCTGGCCACGTCCCTCCAGGCCCTCGCGCGGCCCGGGCCCCTCGCCCTGCTGGTGGACGACGCGCACCAGGCGGACCCCACCGCCCTGGAGGTCCTGGAGATGGCCACCCTGCCCGCGCCGGACACGCGCCTGTGGGTGTGCGCCGCCGCGCGTCCGGAGCTGCTCGGGCCCCGACCCGCGTGGGGCGAGCGCGCGGGCCTCTTCGCCGCCGTGGACCTCCCGCCGCTCGACGGCGAGGCGCGCCGCGGCCTCCTGCGCCACCTGCTGCACCCCGCCGAGTTCATCCCCGCGCCCGTGCTCGAGCACCTGGAGACGCTCACCCAGGGCGTGCCCCTGTCGCTCGTGGAGGTGGCCGAGGCCCTGCGCGCCTCGGGCACGCTGCGCACCGCGGCCGGGGGCGAGGGCTACGTGGCCGCGGACGCGCTGCTGCACGTGTCGGTGACGCCCCTCTTCGAGCGGCTCGCCGCGCGCGCCCTGGCGCTCCTGCCCGCCTCCCACCGGGGCCTCGCCGAGCTGTGCGCGGTGCTGGGCCCCGAGCCGACGGTGGCCCGGCTGGACGCGGCCCAGCGCCACCTGGAGCCCCTGCTGGAGTCCTCGCCGGAAGCCGCGCGGGCGGCGCGGCTGGACGCGGGGGCGGGCCTGGCGCGGCTCGCGCGCGCGGGCCTGCTGCGCGCGGTGGACGCGGAGCGCTACGCCTTCCGTCAGCCCCAGGTGCGCGAGGCCCTGGAGCGTGCCCTGCCCGGCCCCTGGCGGCGCGCCCTGCACACCGCGGCCCTGCGCGCCCTGGGCCCGGACACCGAGGCCACGCGGCGCCCGCGCGCCCTGCACGCCGCGGCCTCGGGCGCGCACGAGGAGGCGTTCCACGCGTGGTTCGCCCTGGGCGAGGCCGCGCGCCGGGCCCACCGCCACGTGGAGGCCGAGCAGGACTACACCCATGCCCTGGCCCAGTTGCCGGAGACGGAGCCCGCGCGGCGCGCCCAGGTGCTCGCCGGACGGGGCCGGGTGCGCTACCGCACCCACCGCTTCCGCGAGGCCCTGGCGGACCTGAGCGCGGCGCGCGCGCTCGCCCAGGCGCTTCGCGACACGGCGCTGGAGGTGGACCTGCTGCTCGAGGAGGCCACGCTGGTGGACTGGCTCGAGGACGCGGAGGGCTCGGCCGCGCGCACCCAGGAGGCCCTGGACAAGGCCGAGGCGCTGGATGACCCGCGGCTGTCGGTGCGCTGCGCCCTCGCCCGCGCGCGCCACACCTGGCGCCAGGGGGACTGGACGCGCGCCACGCGCCTGCTCACGGCCACGGTGGAGTCGGCCACGCTCGCGCGGGACACGGAGACGCGCATCATCGCGCTGATGATGCAGGGCACGGGGCTGGCGCTCGCCGGGGACGAGCCCTCGAGCGCGGCGGCCTTCGACGAGGCGCTCGGCCTGTGCCAGCGCGAGGGCGACGCCCTGCACCGGGCCGCCACGCTCATCAACCGCACCTTCCTCTGGCGGCTGCGCGGCGACCTCGCCGGGGCCGAGCGGGAGCTGCGCGAGGCCATCCACCTGGGCCGCGAATTGGGCCACGCGCAGGTGGAGCGCTGGAGCCTCGGCCAGCTCGCCGAGTGTCTGCACTGGATGGGGCGCGAGCGCGAGGCGCTGGGTCTGGCCGAGCGGGCCCACGCGCTGGGCGAGCGCTTCTTCCGCGAGCACCCCGTGGCGGTGGACGCGGTGCTGCTCGCGCGGGTGCACGCGGCGCTCGGGGAGGAGGCCGGGGCGCGCGCCCAACTCGACTGGCTCTCCGCCCACTGCGCCCCCGAGGCCACCCCGCCCAACACCCGCCTGCTCTGGCGCATGGTGGCCCTGCGGGTGCACGACATGGCCGAGGGCCAGTGGAACGAGGCCGCCTGGACGGCGCTCGCGGCCGAGGCCGAGCCGGACTGCTCGGGCGACGAGCTCACCGAGGTGTTCCACCAGGCCGCCCTGGGCGCGCGCGCGGTGGGCCGGGCGCCCGAGGCCCACCACTGGTTGGAACGGGCCCGGAGCACCGCGGCCGCCTCGCCCCTGTGGGGCACCCGCCTCGACGCGCTGCGTGAGGACTGGGAAACCACACCCCTCCCCCCCCGTGTGTAGCCCCCCGCGCCACAATCTCCCCGCTCCTCCCGCCACACACCTCTCCCTGCCCTGGCCCACCCCATGCATCGATCCCTGAACATGGATTTCCCGCGAGTTCGGCGCACCCCTCCCTCCGCTTACTCCCCGCGTTCACTGACCGCACTGGCGGTCTCGGCGCTGCTCGGCACGACGGCCTGCCAGCCCGAACTCGGGGAAGCGCCCCCGGCCGGGCCGTCCACGGTCCAGGCCCAGGAGCTGCGGGTGGCCAACTCGCTGACGACCCAGGCGCTGGTGTTCAACGCCCTCACCACCAACGCCCAGGCCATTCCGCTGCTGATCGGCAACGGGCTGGTGCCGCTGTTCTCCGGCGTCTCGGCCAACCCCTACCTCCAGCAGCAGCTGAAGGATCCCGCCGCGCGCGAGGTCATGCCGTACCTGGTGAGCTGCGCCTTGCCGGTGGGCATCCAGGTGTCCTGGACGGACCCCACCACGGGGCTGCCGGGCACGCCGTGGGAGGGCAAGCTCGGGCTGTGTCCGCAGTGGAAGACGGGCGCGCCGAGCCCGGCGTGCCTCAACTGGGTGTCCGCGTGCCTGCTGGCGCGCAACAACGCCCAGGGCCGGCGGGTGGAGCTGTCCCTGCGCGGCCAGGACCCGAGCCGCCCCACGCTCTTCTCCACGGAGAGCGTGACGCGGCCCGTGCTGTACCACCCGGCCACGGACGCGGCGGTGCCCAGCTACGCGGCCTGCCTCGTCCCGGACGCCACGGAGGGACGGGACTGCGGCTGGAGGCCCGAGGGCCTGGGCCGGTGCGTGCCGGGCGCCGTGGTGCGTCTGGGCGCGGGGGCGCGGGCGCCGGACCAGTGCGGCACGGGCGGCCTGCTGGGCACCACGGCCGGCGCGCGGATGATGCTGCGCGTGTGCGACGACATCGCCGGGTGTGACGCCGGGGACGCGCGCAAGCTGGCGAGCAGCGAGGGCGCCTGCGCCACGACGTCCCCCTCGGTGACGTTCACCTGCCCGGCGTCGGGCTTCTTCAACGTCATGTCCGCGCCCTACTCCAGCACCCAGTCGGGCTCGGTGGCGGTGCAGGTGGAGACGGGCACGAGCGCGGCCACGCGCTACCCCTTGTCGGAGACCGACACCTTCTTCCTGCGCGAGGGCGCCTACTACGGCAACATCTTCGACGCCGAGGCGCTGGCCACCACGGTGTACGTGGACCGGGACGGCAAGGTGCGTCGCGGGCAGGAGATCGTCGACGGCGCGGTGTACCGCAAGATGTACTCCTGCCAGGCCGCGGGCTGGAGCGGTTCAGCCGCCTACGCGACCCACCGGCTGTGCGCGCTGCCCGGCTCGGGCGCCAACTGCGCGGCGACGTCCGTGGGCCTGTGCGTCAATCCCAAGGAGCCCCGGACGAGCCATTGCCAGTATGATGATGGTCCGTTGGTGAAGGGGGACGGGGACTTCGAGATCTGCACCGACACGGGGGGCAATAAATGGATGGAGCCCATCACCGTCTTCCTCCACAACGCCTGCAGCGCCCTTCCCGGGGCCCCCGGGGACGTCTGCCAGGCCCGGTAGGGAGTCCAGGATGAAGGACGACGGCGCGCGATCCCTGTATGGCGAGGAGCTCTCCGCTGGAGCGCTCGTGGGCGGGTACGTGGTGGAAGCGGTGCACTACCGCGGCGCCGTCGCGACGCTCTACCGCGCCCGCGCGGTGCACGGCCCCACCCTGGCGGCGCTCAAGGTGATGCACCCGAGCTTCGCCACGGCGCGCGGCGCGCTGCGCCGCTTCCAGCAGGAGGCCGAGACGCTCAAGCGCCTGGAGCACCCGCACATCGTGGACGTGCGCGAGCACGGCACGCTGTCGGACGGGAGGCCCTACATCGCCATGGAGTGGCTGGAGGGGCGCGACCTGGGCGCGGAGCTCCAGGCACGCGGGCCGCTGTCGGGCCACGAGGCGCTGGAGCTGCTCGAGCAGGTGGGCTCGGCGCTGGGCGCGGCGCACGGCGCGGGCGTGGTGCACCGGGACGTCAAGGCGCAGAACGTGATGGTGGCCCCGGACGGCCAGGTGAAGCTGGTGGACTTCGGCGTGGCCAAGCTGCTCGCGCCGGAGGACGCCGGCACGGGCGCCACGAGCACCGGCCTGGTGCTGGGCACGCCCCTGTCCATGGCGCCCGAGCAGATCCGCGGCGAGACGCCGGATGCGCGCACGGACCTGTACGGCCTGGGGGTGTTGCTCTACCAGTTGCTCACGGGCCAGCCCCCCTTCCTGGGCACCACCCAGTTGGAGTTGGAGGAGCAGCACCTGCACGTGCCGGCGCCCCGGGCGAGCGAGCGCGTGGCGGTGCCCCGGACGGTGGACGCGGTGATCGCCCGCTGCATGGAGAAGCGGCGCGAGGAGCGCTACCCCACGGTGGAGGGCATGCTGGACGACTTGCGGCGCGCGGTGCGGGGCCACGGGCCCGGCGCCATCCAGCAGGTGCGCGCGGTGGGCCTCTTCGTGGAGGCGCGCCTGGAGGGCCCCGTGGACGACACGGTGCTCGACACGGTGGACGCGCGCCTGGAGCACGTGCGCGCGCGCGCGGACGCCCTGGGCCTCAAGGTGCTGGTGGAGGGCGGCAGCTTCCTGCTCGGCGTGGCGGTGCTGCCGGACGAGCCCGACGCCGAGCGCGAGACGCGGCAGCGGGTGCTGGACATGGCGCTGGCGCTCTCCGAGGAGCCCTTGTCGGAGACGGGCACGGCGCGGGTGTCGCTCGCGCCCACGCTGCACGTGGACCTGGCCACGCTGCGCGCCGGAGCCCTGGGCCGCAAGAGCCTGGGCGGCGGCCGGCTCATGCGCCTGTCCTCGTGGACCGGGGGCCACCCGGGCCATGGCGTGGTGGTGACGGAGGCCGCCTTCTCCGGCCTCGCGGGCGGCTTCCAGACGCGGCACC includes:
- a CDS encoding serine/threonine-protein kinase; amino-acid sequence: MGPAVEAEPWVPPEVPGLRLGAPLGTGGFSRVYGAVREADGREVALKVSREASRGDFSERFAREAAALRRVGAPTVPALLGEGQVAGHPFLVLERLRGQTLAEALAAWPGTGALPLERVRALLADVGAAVARVHQAGVVHRDLKPENLFLRADGPLGVLDLGLARFREDGAAPDAAPVHLTRTGQRLGTPFYMAPEQCQESPDVDPRADLYALGVLLFEWLTGAPPFTGGPDEVLHGHVNLRPPRVSERAPVPRALDDVLARALAKERAARFGSVAELLAAFDAACQATPRAPEAVPEPTPARARGVRSVALLGVAGEVDLLALAEAVAPEGGLLARLHPERALVAFPEHPSAEAGLRAALRAARALDAPDTRRVLHVAPLWVRPGAAVLRLAGEALEHPEHWWPVDDPADSETAPRPTPEAAAHLTDGADEATAPVSTEPPPLFGREALLDTLAAHAARAFTEASPGLTRLLGEPGQGKSRVLDALALRLEPGARVVRLTAPPPDTGAPEALLQALWALATPGQRPPATPPGARRHALSRALATSLQALARPGPLALLVDDAHQADPTALEVLEMATLPAPDTRLWVCAAARPELLGPRPAWGERAGLFAAVDLPPLDGEARRGLLRHLLHPAEFIPAPVLEHLETLTQGVPLSLVEVAEALRASGTLRTAAGGEGYVAADALLHVSVTPLFERLAARALALLPASHRGLAELCAVLGPEPTVARLDAAQRHLEPLLESSPEAARAARLDAGAGLARLARAGLLRAVDAERYAFRQPQVREALERALPGPWRRALHTAALRALGPDTEATRRPRALHAAASGAHEEAFHAWFALGEAARRAHRHVEAEQDYTHALAQLPETEPARRAQVLAGRGRVRYRTHRFREALADLSAARALAQALRDTALEVDLLLEEATLVDWLEDAEGSAARTQEALDKAEALDDPRLSVRCALARARHTWRQGDWTRATRLLTATVESATLARDTETRIIALMMQGTGLALAGDEPSSAAAFDEALGLCQREGDALHRAATLINRTFLWRLRGDLAGAERELREAIHLGRELGHAQVERWSLGQLAECLHWMGREREALGLAERAHALGERFFREHPVAVDAVLLARVHAALGEEAGARAQLDWLSAHCAPEATPPNTRLLWRMVALRVHDMAEGQWNEAAWTALAAEAEPDCSGDELTEVFHQAALGARAVGRAPEAHHWLERARSTAAASPLWGTRLDALREDWETTPLPPRV
- a CDS encoding serine/threonine-protein kinase; its protein translation is MKDDGARSLYGEELSAGALVGGYVVEAVHYRGAVATLYRARAVHGPTLAALKVMHPSFATARGALRRFQQEAETLKRLEHPHIVDVREHGTLSDGRPYIAMEWLEGRDLGAELQARGPLSGHEALELLEQVGSALGAAHGAGVVHRDVKAQNVMVAPDGQVKLVDFGVAKLLAPEDAGTGATSTGLVLGTPLSMAPEQIRGETPDARTDLYGLGVLLYQLLTGQPPFLGTTQLELEEQHLHVPAPRASERVAVPRTVDAVIARCMEKRREERYPTVEGMLDDLRRAVRGHGPGAIQQVRAVGLFVEARLEGPVDDTVLDTVDARLEHVRARADALGLKVLVEGGSFLLGVAVLPDEPDAERETRQRVLDMALALSEEPLSETGTARVSLAPTLHVDLATLRAGALGRKSLGGGRLMRLSSWTGGHPGHGVVVTEAAFSGLAGGFQTRHLAGRAQLHHVWRDGPLFT